One Vespa crabro chromosome 4, iyVesCrab1.2, whole genome shotgun sequence DNA segment encodes these proteins:
- the LOC124423708 gene encoding peptidyl-prolyl cis-trans isomerase D-like isoform X1: protein MKRPLEDQTDVFEKNPLVFLDVAIGTEKVGRIVIELFKDVTPRTAENFRALCTGEKGNGINNKKLHYKGSIFHKVIPQFMIQGGDIINFDGTSGESIYGPHFEDESFQISHSHSGLLSMVNEGHPNTNSSQFIITTVPCIHLDNTNVVFGKVIKGMGIVIEINNVPVVKDLPIEKICIINCGELKRGENWNLEENDGSEDIYTPWPEDWDYALCTDKLTYKYVSEVIKKIKDSGNTYFSMKNYIDAGRKYKKALRYYEWMIKLSDMPDTLGDSATGLKVTTMLNLAAVQLKKKDYRSTLKLCNEVLEIDTSNGKAFFRRGQAYMGLNEYEAGLADLKHSLAECPNNKDILKEIEKVKKVMNSYLAVEKATCQRMFKN, encoded by the exons ATGAAACGTCCTTTGGAGGATCAAACGGATGTATTTGAGAAAAATCCATTAGTGTTTCTAGATGTTGCTATTGGAACAGAAAAAG TGGGAAGAATTGTGATAGAACTATTTAAGGATGTAACACCACGAACGGCAGAAAATTTTCGAGCTTTATGTACGGGAGAAAAGGGaaatggtattaataataagaaattacaTTACAAAGGATCGATATTTCATAAGG TGATACCTCAGTTTATGATTCAAGGaggagatattattaattttgatggAACTAGCGGTGAAAGTATATATGGTCCTCATTTTGAGGATGaatcttttcaaatttcaCATTCGCATAGTGGATTATTGAGTATGGTAAATGAAGGTCATCCTAATACCAATAGTTCTCAGTTCATTATCACTACTGTTCCTTGCATACATTTGGATAATACCAATGTAGTTTTTGGCAAAGTTATAAAAGGTATGGGAatagtaatagaaattaaCAATGTACCAGTTGTTAAGGATCTTCCCATTGAG aaaatttgtataattaattgtGGAGAAttgaaaagaggagagaattGGAATTTGGAGGAAAATGATGGTtcagaagatatatatacccCTTGGCCAGAAGACTGGGATTATGCATTATGTACTGATAAACTAACT TACAAGTATGTCTCAgaggttattaaaaaaataaaagattctgGAAACacttatttttcaatgaagAATTATATAGATGCAGgcagaaagtataaaaaagcATTACGTTATTATGAATGGATGATAAAGTTGAGTGATATGCCTGACACTTTAGGTGATTCTGCAACAGGTCTTAAAGTAACAACTATGTTAAATCTAGCTGctgtacaattaaaaaaaaaagattatcgcAGCACACTTAAATTATGTAATGAG gtTTTGGAAATAGATACATCAAATGGTAAGGCATTTTTTCGAAGAGGACAAGCATACATGGGTCTAAATGAATATGAGGCTGGTTTGGCAGACTTAAAACATTCACTTGCAGAATGTCCCAACAATAAAgacattttaaaagaaattgagaaagtaaaaaaagtaatgaattCCTATTTAGCAGTAGAAAAAGCCACCTGTCAAAGAATGTTCAAAAACTAA
- the LOC124423708 gene encoding peptidyl-prolyl cis-trans isomerase D-like isoform X2, which yields MKRPLEDQTDVFEKNPLVFLDVAIGTEKVGRIVIELFKDVTPRTAENFRALCTGEKGNGINNKKLHYKGSIFHKVIPQFMIQGGDIINFDGTSGESIYGPHFEDESFQISHSHSGLLSMVNEGHPNTNSSQFIITTVPCIHLDNTNVVFGKVIKGMGIVIEINNVPVVKDLPIEKICIINCGELKRGENWNLEENDGSEDIYTPWPEDWDYALCTDKLTNYIDAGRKYKKALRYYEWMIKLSDMPDTLGDSATGLKVTTMLNLAAVQLKKKDYRSTLKLCNEVLEIDTSNGKAFFRRGQAYMGLNEYEAGLADLKHSLAECPNNKDILKEIEKVKKVMNSYLAVEKATCQRMFKN from the exons ATGAAACGTCCTTTGGAGGATCAAACGGATGTATTTGAGAAAAATCCATTAGTGTTTCTAGATGTTGCTATTGGAACAGAAAAAG TGGGAAGAATTGTGATAGAACTATTTAAGGATGTAACACCACGAACGGCAGAAAATTTTCGAGCTTTATGTACGGGAGAAAAGGGaaatggtattaataataagaaattacaTTACAAAGGATCGATATTTCATAAGG TGATACCTCAGTTTATGATTCAAGGaggagatattattaattttgatggAACTAGCGGTGAAAGTATATATGGTCCTCATTTTGAGGATGaatcttttcaaatttcaCATTCGCATAGTGGATTATTGAGTATGGTAAATGAAGGTCATCCTAATACCAATAGTTCTCAGTTCATTATCACTACTGTTCCTTGCATACATTTGGATAATACCAATGTAGTTTTTGGCAAAGTTATAAAAGGTATGGGAatagtaatagaaattaaCAATGTACCAGTTGTTAAGGATCTTCCCATTGAG aaaatttgtataattaattgtGGAGAAttgaaaagaggagagaattGGAATTTGGAGGAAAATGATGGTtcagaagatatatatacccCTTGGCCAGAAGACTGGGATTATGCATTATGTACTGATAAACTAACT AATTATATAGATGCAGgcagaaagtataaaaaagcATTACGTTATTATGAATGGATGATAAAGTTGAGTGATATGCCTGACACTTTAGGTGATTCTGCAACAGGTCTTAAAGTAACAACTATGTTAAATCTAGCTGctgtacaattaaaaaaaaaagattatcgcAGCACACTTAAATTATGTAATGAG gtTTTGGAAATAGATACATCAAATGGTAAGGCATTTTTTCGAAGAGGACAAGCATACATGGGTCTAAATGAATATGAGGCTGGTTTGGCAGACTTAAAACATTCACTTGCAGAATGTCCCAACAATAAAgacattttaaaagaaattgagaaagtaaaaaaagtaatgaattCCTATTTAGCAGTAGAAAAAGCCACCTGTCAAAGAATGTTCAAAAACTAA
- the LOC124423708 gene encoding peptidyl-prolyl cis-trans isomerase CYP19-3-like isoform X3: MKRPLEDQTDVFEKNPLVFLDVAIGTEKVGRIVIELFKDVTPRTAENFRALCTGEKGNGINNKKLHYKGSIFHKVIPQFMIQGGDIINFDGTSGESIYGPHFEDESFQISHSHSGLLSMVNEGHPNTNSSQFIITTVPCIHLDNTNVVFGKVIKGMGIVIEINNVPVVKDLPIEKICIINCGELKRGENWNLEENDGSEDIYTPWPEDWDYALCTDKLTYKYVSEVIKKIKDSGNTYFSMKNYIDAGRKYKKALRYYEWMIKLSDMPDTLGDSATGLKVTTMLNLAAVQLKKKDYRSTLKLCNEIHQMVRHFFEEDKHTWV, translated from the exons ATGAAACGTCCTTTGGAGGATCAAACGGATGTATTTGAGAAAAATCCATTAGTGTTTCTAGATGTTGCTATTGGAACAGAAAAAG TGGGAAGAATTGTGATAGAACTATTTAAGGATGTAACACCACGAACGGCAGAAAATTTTCGAGCTTTATGTACGGGAGAAAAGGGaaatggtattaataataagaaattacaTTACAAAGGATCGATATTTCATAAGG TGATACCTCAGTTTATGATTCAAGGaggagatattattaattttgatggAACTAGCGGTGAAAGTATATATGGTCCTCATTTTGAGGATGaatcttttcaaatttcaCATTCGCATAGTGGATTATTGAGTATGGTAAATGAAGGTCATCCTAATACCAATAGTTCTCAGTTCATTATCACTACTGTTCCTTGCATACATTTGGATAATACCAATGTAGTTTTTGGCAAAGTTATAAAAGGTATGGGAatagtaatagaaattaaCAATGTACCAGTTGTTAAGGATCTTCCCATTGAG aaaatttgtataattaattgtGGAGAAttgaaaagaggagagaattGGAATTTGGAGGAAAATGATGGTtcagaagatatatatacccCTTGGCCAGAAGACTGGGATTATGCATTATGTACTGATAAACTAACT TACAAGTATGTCTCAgaggttattaaaaaaataaaagattctgGAAACacttatttttcaatgaagAATTATATAGATGCAGgcagaaagtataaaaaagcATTACGTTATTATGAATGGATGATAAAGTTGAGTGATATGCCTGACACTTTAGGTGATTCTGCAACAGGTCTTAAAGTAACAACTATGTTAAATCTAGCTGctgtacaattaaaaaaaaaagattatcgcAGCACACTTAAATTATGTAATGAG ATACATCAAATGGTAAGGCATTTTTTCGAAGAGGACAAGCATACATGGGTCTAA
- the LOC124423275 gene encoding NEDD4 family-interacting protein 1-like isoform X1 — translation MDSNIRYNMPSQTNDDTNGETSPRNEVPSLTVTLPAIQGGMLGHSNNASMAQATVTTRMAEVEEIPPPKPDFSAPPPYEVATKLPSYEEVQREKTLQGEPHPQIHMPGSIRPQQQPLTILAIDTEAAEGDPESGLLGTDFMFFTAFLVAFLFNWIGFLLLMCFCHTIASRYGALSGFGLSLTKWTLIVKHSTDLASRENSWLWWLIMAFGILICVRAIIQYLNIKRGWRLLSGSAQERLLFFY, via the exons ATGGATAGTAACATTCGTTACAATATG ccATCCCAAACAAATGATGATACAAATGGTGAAACATCTCCACGTAACGAAGTACCTTCGCTGACTGTGACACTGCCTGCCATACAAGGAGGTATGCTTGGTCATTCCAACAACGCATCTATGGCCCAGGCTACTGTTACAACTAGAATG gcCGAGGTTGAAGAAATACCACCACCAAAACCAGATTTTTCAGCGCCACCTCCTTACGAGGTAGCTACAAAACTACCTAGCTATGAAGAAGTACAACGTGAAAAAACATTACAAGGAGAACCTCATCCTCAAATACACATG CCTGGTAGTATTAGACCTCAACAACAACCACTGACAATTCTTGCTATAGACACAGAGGCTGCAGAAGGAGATCCAGAAAGCGGATTGCTTGGCACTGATTTCATGTTTTTTACTGCATTCTTgg TTGCTTTCTTATTCAACTGGATtggatttcttcttttgatgTGCTTCTGTCATACAATTGCTTCTCGTTATGGAGCATTATCTGGTTTTGGCCTTTCATTGACAAAATGGACATTGATTGTTAAACATTCTACTGATCTTGCTTCGCGAGAAAACTCATGGCTATGGTGGTTGATAATGGCATTTG GTATTCTAATTTGTGTACGCGCCATCATccaatatttgaatattaaacGTGGATGGAGACTACTCTCTGGTAGTGCGCAGGAACGcttattgtttttctattaa
- the LOC124423275 gene encoding NEDD4 family-interacting protein 1-like isoform X2 — protein sequence MLGHSNNASMAQATVTTRMAEVEEIPPPKPDFSAPPPYEVATKLPSYEEVQREKTLQGEPHPQIHMPGSIRPQQQPLTILAIDTEAAEGDPESGLLGTDFMFFTAFLVAFLFNWIGFLLLMCFCHTIASRYGALSGFGLSLTKWTLIVKHSTDLASRENSWLWWLIMAFGILICVRAIIQYLNIKRGWRLLSGSAQERLLFFY from the exons ATGCTTGGTCATTCCAACAACGCATCTATGGCCCAGGCTACTGTTACAACTAGAATG gcCGAGGTTGAAGAAATACCACCACCAAAACCAGATTTTTCAGCGCCACCTCCTTACGAGGTAGCTACAAAACTACCTAGCTATGAAGAAGTACAACGTGAAAAAACATTACAAGGAGAACCTCATCCTCAAATACACATG CCTGGTAGTATTAGACCTCAACAACAACCACTGACAATTCTTGCTATAGACACAGAGGCTGCAGAAGGAGATCCAGAAAGCGGATTGCTTGGCACTGATTTCATGTTTTTTACTGCATTCTTgg TTGCTTTCTTATTCAACTGGATtggatttcttcttttgatgTGCTTCTGTCATACAATTGCTTCTCGTTATGGAGCATTATCTGGTTTTGGCCTTTCATTGACAAAATGGACATTGATTGTTAAACATTCTACTGATCTTGCTTCGCGAGAAAACTCATGGCTATGGTGGTTGATAATGGCATTTG GTATTCTAATTTGTGTACGCGCCATCATccaatatttgaatattaaacGTGGATGGAGACTACTCTCTGGTAGTGCGCAGGAACGcttattgtttttctattaa
- the LOC124423361 gene encoding putative oxidoreductase GLYR1 homolog, producing the protein MSEMYKLGDLVWAKMKGFSPWPGRVSIPSKDLKKPGNTKRGPVQCIFFFGTNNYAWIEESNIKPYQQYKDTLVKSSKSIAFKDAVEAIEEFIAKGEVFEDGLDPDSLFDRLKEDTLSTEKKIVTKIPKPRKETPKAKRLDSGASDTRRPAKKQRRESSTSNSNRVGSISPALNHSTPTRKSGSTLLNRPANITRPVTPPLDVETLSQTLKEKNILPSNLKFGFLGLGIMGSGIVKNLINSGHSVIVWNRTQEKCADFVKAGAEQGLTPSDVVLAADITFSCVADPQAAKDMVFGNCGVLMEISSDKGYVEMTGIDAETSQDIAEAINAKGGRYLEAQVQGSKTQAQEGTLVILAAGDRTLFDDCQSCFEAMGKNSFYLGEVGNASKMNLVLQLMAGVTLAGLAESMALADRAGLQQKDVLEVLELTSLACPAILDKGKAIIEGGFPTQLPLQHMQKDLRLSLGMSDQLEQPLPLAAAANEVYKHAKRLGYGEHDASAVYIRARF; encoded by the exons ATGTCTGAAATGTACAAACTAGGTGATTTGGTATG GGCGAAGATGAAGGGATTTTCACCGTGGCCTGGCCGG GTATCCATTCCTTCGAAGGATTTGAAGAAACCAGGAAATACTAAGAGAGGACCAGTACaatgtattttcttctttggaaCTAATAATTA TGCATGGATAGAAGAATCCAATATCAAACCATACCAACAATATAAAGATACTTTGGTAAAGTCAAGTAAGTCTATCGCTTTTAAAGATGCAGTGGAAGCTATAGAAGAATTTATTGCCAAAGGAGag GTTTTTGAAGATGGCTTAGATCCAGATTCGTTATTTGACAGACTGAAAGAAGACACGTTATctacagaaaagaaaatagttacAAAAATACCGAAACCACGCAAG GAAACACCAAAAGCTAAGAGACTGGATAGTGGTGCCAGTGACACACGTCGTCCAGCCAAAAAACAACGCAGAGAATCCAGTACAAGCAATAGTAACAGAGTCGGCAGTATTAGTCCTGCACTAAATCATTCTACTCCTACTAGGAAGTCAGGTTCAACTCTTCTAAACAGGCCAGCCAATATCACCAGACCT GTAACACCACCTCTAGATGTTGAAACATTATCTCAAACACTCAAAGAGAAGAATATCCTTCCTTCGAATTTGAAATTTGGTTTCCTCGGTTTGGGAATTATGGGCAGTGGCATCGTAAAAAATTTGATCAACAGTGGGCACAGCGTGATAGTGTGGAATCGAACGCAAGAAAAG tGTGCGGATTTTGTAAAGGCTGGAGCAGAACAAGGATTAACACCTTCGGACGTCGTATTGGCAGCCGACATAACATTTTCTTGCGTTGCTGATCCACAAGCTGCAAAAGAT ATGGTATTTGGTAATTGCGGCGTATTGATGGAAATATCCTCTGACAAGGGTTACGTTGAAATGACAGGAATAGACGCGGAAACATCACAGGACATCGCCGAGGCGATAAACGCAAAAGGTGGCCGTTACCTTGAAGCACAAGTGCAAGGTAGCAAAACCCAAGCGCAGGAAGGCACATTGGTCATTCTTGCGGCTGGAGATCGTACGCTTTTTGACGATTGTCAATCGTGTTTTGAGGCTATGGGCAAAAACAGTTTCTACCTCGGAGAAGTTGGCAATGCATCCAAGATGAACCTCGTCCTTCAGCTAATGGCTGGCGTGACATTGGCGGGACTTGCTGAGAGTATGGCTCTAGCTGATCGAGCGGGACTTCAACAGAAGGACGTTCTTGAGGTTTTAGAGTTAACCTCCCTAGCTTGTCCGGCGATTCTTGACAAAGGAAAGG CGATCATCGAGGGTGGTTTCCCGACACAACTACCGCTCCAGCACATGCAGAAAGATCTTAGATTATCGTTAGGAATGAGCGATCAGCTCGAACAACCTCTGCCCCTTGCTGCAGCGGCGAATGAAGTTTACAAGCATGCAAAACGTCTCGGTTATGGGG